From Cecembia calidifontis, one genomic window encodes:
- a CDS encoding RidA family protein encodes MKKLILPLLLSLAACNSEIGKQQSAGGPIKEEFIVRYDRPDASILRGVYIPAGKEYFYTSGLVAPVKDPDAVPGTYGRYGDTYEQSIGILERIKETIGEAGFTMEDVIFLRVYMAPDKEGKIDWDAWFRAYGEYFNNDANPNKVARSTLAVFALANPDLLIEIEAVAAK; translated from the coding sequence ATGAAAAAGCTTATACTACCTTTATTGCTATCTCTTGCAGCTTGTAATTCTGAGATAGGCAAGCAGCAATCGGCAGGAGGCCCTATTAAAGAGGAATTTATCGTCAGATATGACAGGCCTGATGCAAGCATTTTAAGGGGTGTCTATATTCCCGCAGGCAAAGAGTATTTTTATACCTCCGGATTGGTTGCCCCTGTCAAGGATCCCGATGCTGTTCCAGGGACATACGGACGATATGGAGATACCTATGAGCAGAGCATTGGTATTCTGGAAAGAATCAAAGAGACTATTGGGGAAGCCGGATTTACCATGGAGGATGTGATTTTCTTGAGGGTTTACATGGCTCCTGACAAAGAAGGCAAGATTGATTGGGATGCCTGGTTCAGGGCCTATGGGGAATATTTCAATAATGATGCAAATCCCAATAAAGTGGCACGGTCTACCCTTGCTGTATTTGCTTTGGCCAATCCAGACCTGCTGATTGAGATTGAGGCCGTGGCGGCCAAGTAG
- a CDS encoding glycoside hydrolase family 57 protein, with protein MRTICFYFQVHQPFRIKPYRFFDIGEDHYYWDDYSNKSIIRKVATKCYLPMNALLLDLIKRYNGKFKVTFSISGVCLDQFEAYAPDVLASFQELVATGHVELLSETDAHALSSLASEEEFARSVERHKAKIKRLFNGYEPKVFRNTELIYSDKIGAMVSKMGYEAMLTEGAKHILGWKSPNFVYQNSIDPNLKVLLKNFQLSDDIAFRFSNKTWSDYPLTTEKFVNWINAIPKEQEVLNLFMDYETFGEHQWAETGIFEFMRVLPAAVFSHTDFDFSTTSEVARGAKPIAKINVPVPISWADEERDLTAWLGNDLQKEAFTKLYELEPKVKKIDDADIQRDWNYLQTSDHFYYMCTKFFSDGAVHSYFSHYDTPYDAFINYMNVLSDFILRVKNKEKELIAAE; from the coding sequence ATGAGAACTATTTGCTTTTATTTTCAGGTACACCAACCTTTCAGGATAAAGCCATATCGTTTTTTTGATATTGGCGAAGACCATTATTATTGGGATGATTACAGCAATAAAAGTATCATCAGAAAGGTGGCCACTAAATGCTACTTGCCTATGAATGCCCTCTTGCTGGATCTGATCAAACGCTACAATGGGAAATTCAAAGTTACTTTTTCTATTTCAGGAGTCTGTCTGGATCAGTTTGAAGCCTATGCACCTGATGTACTTGCCAGTTTCCAGGAATTAGTAGCGACCGGTCATGTGGAATTATTGAGCGAAACAGATGCGCATGCCTTGTCTTCTTTGGCCAGCGAAGAGGAATTTGCCAGAAGTGTGGAAAGGCACAAAGCAAAAATCAAGCGTCTATTCAACGGATATGAGCCTAAGGTTTTCCGCAATACAGAATTGATCTATTCCGATAAAATAGGTGCCATGGTATCCAAAATGGGTTATGAAGCCATGCTTACTGAGGGTGCTAAACATATTCTCGGGTGGAAAAGCCCCAATTTTGTTTACCAGAATTCAATCGATCCCAACCTAAAAGTTCTCTTGAAGAATTTCCAGTTGAGTGATGACATCGCATTCAGATTCAGCAACAAAACCTGGTCCGATTACCCTTTGACCACGGAGAAATTTGTCAACTGGATCAATGCCATCCCCAAAGAGCAAGAGGTTTTGAACCTGTTTATGGATTATGAAACATTTGGGGAGCATCAGTGGGCAGAAACAGGAATCTTTGAATTCATGAGGGTACTCCCAGCTGCTGTATTTAGCCATACTGATTTTGATTTCAGCACCACTTCTGAAGTGGCCAGAGGAGCCAAGCCCATTGCAAAAATCAACGTACCCGTACCCATCTCCTGGGCAGATGAAGAAAGGGATTTGACAGCTTGGTTGGGTAATGATCTTCAAAAAGAGGCTTTTACCAAATTGTATGAACTGGAGCCTAAGGTAAAGAAAATAGATGACGCTGATATCCAAAGGGACTGGAACTACCTTCAGACCTCGGATCATTTCTACTATATGTGTACCAAGTTCTTTTCTGATGGGGCTGTCCATTCCTATTTCAGTCATTATGATACCCCTTATGACGCATTTATCAATTACATGAATGTGTTGAGTGACTTTATCCTAAGGGTGAAAAATAAAGAGAAGGAATTGATCGCGGCAGAATAA
- the hemH gene encoding ferrochelatase: MSKNKAKTGVLLVNLGTPDSTKTGDVRKYLREFLMDGRVIDFPFIPRWMLVNLIIAPFRAPKSAKEYRKLWTDRGSPLLFHTEDLREKLIQKLDMDKYQVEIAMRYQSPSIEEGLKKLNKANVKKIIVIPLFPQYASATNGSVVDKVMEIARKWQIIPNITFISNFVEHPLFLEAWAELGREMTEKEKYDMYLFSYHGLPERQIRKGSVDGYCQLSDKCCGNYTKKNQFCYRGQCFHTTRLIAAKLGLPEDKVVTCFQSRLGKDPWIKPYTEDVIEELAAKGVKKVLAFSPAFVADCLETTIEVGEEYKEEFEELGGEKWDLVPSLNSRDMWVDCIKDMVEQNT, encoded by the coding sequence ATAAGTAAAAATAAAGCAAAAACCGGGGTGCTCCTGGTAAATTTAGGTACTCCTGACAGCACCAAAACCGGAGATGTCAGAAAATATCTTAGGGAATTCTTAATGGATGGCAGGGTAATAGATTTTCCTTTTATTCCAAGGTGGATGTTAGTGAACCTGATAATAGCCCCATTCAGGGCACCCAAGTCTGCCAAGGAATACAGAAAACTTTGGACCGACAGGGGCTCTCCCTTACTTTTTCATACAGAGGATCTTCGGGAAAAACTTATACAAAAGCTGGACATGGACAAATATCAGGTAGAGATAGCCATGCGTTACCAGTCCCCCAGTATTGAAGAAGGGCTTAAAAAACTCAATAAAGCCAATGTCAAAAAGATCATTGTCATTCCTTTATTCCCTCAATACGCTTCTGCGACCAATGGCTCCGTGGTGGATAAGGTAATGGAAATTGCCAGAAAGTGGCAGATTATCCCCAATATTACCTTCATCAGTAATTTTGTCGAACACCCCCTTTTTTTGGAGGCCTGGGCTGAATTGGGCAGGGAAATGACGGAGAAGGAGAAATATGACATGTATCTTTTTTCTTATCATGGATTGCCCGAAAGGCAGATCAGAAAAGGCTCTGTAGATGGGTATTGCCAGCTGAGTGATAAATGTTGCGGTAATTATACCAAGAAAAACCAGTTTTGTTATAGGGGGCAGTGCTTTCACACTACCAGGTTAATAGCCGCTAAATTAGGTTTGCCGGAAGATAAGGTAGTCACCTGCTTCCAGTCCAGATTGGGCAAAGACCCTTGGATCAAACCTTACACCGAAGATGTCATAGAGGAACTTGCGGCCAAGGGAGTGAAAAAAGTTTTGGCATTTTCCCCAGCCTTCGTGGCTGATTGCCTGGAGACTACCATTGAAGTTGGTGAGGAATACAAAGAAGAATTTGAGGAGTTGGGAGGAGAGAAATGGGATTTGGTTCCAAGTCTTAATTCCAGGGACATGTGGGTGGATTGTATAAAGGATATGGTGGAGCAAAATACCTGA
- a CDS encoding phosphoribosyltransferase family protein, translating to MSEHMTLVLAHKQIQQKIIRMAYEIYERNSSEEHLLFAGIKGMGSLLASALAKTLEEISPLKAKVIEIILDKQEVNRGEVKLSENIDLKNKCVIVVDDVLNTGKTLMYALKPFLDAPIKKMEVAVLVNRSHKLFPVTPDYTGLELATTLSEHITVDLTKEKQTVHLH from the coding sequence ATGAGTGAACACATGACCCTGGTATTAGCCCATAAGCAGATCCAGCAAAAGATTATCCGGATGGCTTATGAAATATATGAACGCAATTCCTCAGAAGAGCACTTGCTGTTTGCAGGAATCAAAGGAATGGGCAGTCTTCTTGCCTCAGCCCTGGCCAAAACCCTGGAAGAAATTTCACCTTTGAAAGCAAAGGTCATTGAAATCATATTGGACAAACAAGAGGTTAACCGGGGTGAGGTAAAACTTTCAGAAAACATCGATCTGAAAAACAAATGTGTCATTGTTGTAGATGATGTATTGAATACAGGAAAAACACTGATGTACGCCCTCAAACCCTTCCTTGACGCCCCAATTAAGAAGATGGAGGTAGCTGTGCTGGTCAACAGGAGCCATAAATTATTCCCCGTGACACCGGATTATACAGGGCTTGAACTTGCTACTACCCTGAGCGAACACATCACCGTAGATCTCACCAAGGAAAAACAAACTGTCCACCTTCACTAA
- the panB gene encoding 3-methyl-2-oxobutanoate hydroxymethyltransferase, translating to MSVHQSSNIKRITTHILQEMKMRGEKISMLTAYDFSMAGIIDAAGIDIILVGDSASNVMAGHETTLPITLDQMIYHATSVVRAVKRAFVVVDIPFGSYQGNSSEALRSAIRIMKESGAHAIKVEGGAEIKESVVRILSAGVPVMGHLGLTPQSIYKFGTYTVRAREEAEAKKLLEDAKLLEECGCFAIVLEKIPASLAKKVAETIQIPVIGIGAGPDVDGQVLVVHDMLGITQEFKPRFLRQYADLRSIMTKAVQDYIDDVKAKDFPNQSESY from the coding sequence ATGTCTGTACACCAGTCCTCCAATATCAAAAGAATCACTACCCATATCCTTCAGGAAATGAAAATGCGTGGAGAAAAAATTTCCATGCTTACCGCCTACGATTTTTCTATGGCTGGCATTATTGATGCAGCGGGAATAGACATCATTTTGGTGGGGGATTCTGCCTCCAATGTGATGGCGGGTCATGAAACTACCCTTCCAATCACCTTGGACCAGATGATCTATCATGCTACTTCTGTAGTCCGTGCAGTCAAAAGGGCATTTGTAGTGGTGGATATACCTTTTGGTTCCTATCAGGGCAATAGTTCTGAAGCTCTCAGATCGGCCATTAGGATCATGAAAGAATCAGGAGCGCATGCCATCAAAGTGGAAGGCGGTGCAGAAATCAAGGAATCAGTCGTCAGAATTCTAAGTGCAGGAGTACCGGTGATGGGACACTTGGGACTTACACCCCAGTCCATTTATAAATTCGGCACCTACACCGTAAGGGCAAGGGAGGAAGCAGAAGCCAAAAAACTATTAGAAGATGCCAAATTACTGGAAGAGTGTGGCTGCTTTGCGATTGTATTGGAAAAAATCCCAGCATCTTTGGCAAAAAAAGTGGCAGAGACCATTCAAATCCCGGTAATCGGCATTGGGGCAGGGCCTGACGTGGATGGACAGGTATTGGTGGTCCACGACATGTTGGGCATTACGCAGGAATTCAAACCCAGATTTCTCCGTCAGTATGCAGATCTCAGGAGTATCATGACCAAGGCGGTTCAGGATTACATAGATGATGTAAAGGCAAAAGATTTCCCAAATCAAAGCGAAAGCTATTGA
- a CDS encoding glycosyltransferase family 4 protein gives MKVLMFGWEFPPHISGGLGTACYGLVKGLVHHNQDIIFVVPKLWGDEEPLADFVNASDIEIDYREKKFIDTWKNLTYLEINSFLVPYLGPQEFEKYTDYTLHHRTDVEESVFSNKYEFSGKYGKNLMEEVSRYALVASQIAKMKDHDIIHAHDWLAYPAGIAAKQISGKPLIAHIHATQFDRAGQGGAQGPVFEIEKAGLLAADHVVAVSHLTRNLVIEKYGVDPDRVSVLHNAVLDASIIESTVRKNVPEKIVTFLGRITFQKGPEYFVEAAKKVIDRDPNVRFVMAGSGDLLNRMVERVAELGMGTRFHFTGFLKGQDVDDMYAISDVYVMPSVSEPFGIAPLEAVRHNTPVIISKQSGVAEVLRNAIKIDFWDVDAMADAIFGLLHYESIAKMFKELGSEELKNLKWEHVAAKLVTVYEKLHKEQP, from the coding sequence ATGAAGGTTTTAATGTTTGGGTGGGAATTTCCGCCACACATTTCCGGAGGTTTGGGAACGGCCTGTTATGGCCTGGTAAAAGGTCTTGTCCATCACAACCAAGATATCATTTTTGTGGTGCCCAAACTTTGGGGAGATGAGGAACCGCTAGCTGATTTTGTCAATGCCAGCGATATAGAGATTGACTATCGGGAAAAAAAGTTCATCGATACCTGGAAAAACCTCACCTATCTGGAAATCAACAGCTTCCTGGTGCCCTACCTTGGTCCTCAGGAATTTGAGAAATATACGGACTATACCCTTCACCATAGAACGGATGTAGAAGAGTCGGTATTTTCCAATAAATATGAATTTTCCGGAAAGTATGGGAAAAACCTGATGGAGGAAGTCTCCCGCTATGCGCTGGTGGCTTCCCAGATAGCCAAAATGAAGGACCATGATATCATTCATGCCCATGATTGGCTTGCCTATCCTGCAGGGATTGCTGCCAAGCAGATCAGTGGCAAACCTTTAATCGCCCACATCCATGCCACCCAATTTGACAGGGCTGGACAAGGCGGAGCACAAGGGCCAGTCTTTGAAATAGAAAAGGCAGGACTCTTAGCGGCAGACCACGTGGTAGCTGTTAGTCACCTCACCAGAAATTTAGTCATAGAAAAGTATGGAGTAGATCCGGACAGGGTGAGCGTGCTCCATAATGCAGTGTTAGACGCCAGTATCATTGAATCCACTGTCAGAAAAAATGTCCCAGAGAAAATTGTCACTTTCCTGGGAAGAATAACTTTCCAAAAAGGCCCAGAATATTTTGTGGAGGCAGCAAAGAAGGTAATCGATAGGGATCCCAATGTGCGTTTTGTGATGGCGGGTAGCGGCGATCTGCTCAACCGGATGGTAGAAAGGGTTGCAGAATTGGGAATGGGAACCCGGTTTCATTTTACAGGTTTCCTGAAAGGTCAGGACGTGGATGACATGTATGCCATCTCTGATGTGTATGTCATGCCTTCGGTTTCCGAACCATTTGGTATAGCACCTTTGGAAGCAGTACGACATAATACCCCTGTGATTATTTCCAAACAATCCGGTGTGGCTGAAGTGCTTCGAAATGCCATCAAAATTGATTTTTGGGATGTGGATGCCATGGCGGATGCAATTTTCGGCTTGCTTCATTATGAAAGTATTGCCAAGATGTTCAAGGAACTGGGGAGTGAAGAACTGAAAAATTTGAAATGGGAGCATGTCGCTGCCAAACTTGTCACTGTTTACGAAAAACTACACAAAGAACAACCATGA
- a CDS encoding T9SS type A sorting domain-containing protein: MKYVFFFFFLLSCLFLTAQQTFIYDQNLNIKVQGKDIPMPFAVGINAAQIQEMDTNGDGKEEIVIWDINSRRILVFESTQDGFRYLPEMAYYFPNDVNGFLVLADFDGDGKKDLFTSSPFGIKAYRNVTAAGGAVPRWEVAQNFLRLDNGSNVQANLLDIPVIQDIDGDGDLDIVTFNFVVGDYLELYRNTSVERKGVLDIDGFAFPVARWGGFEFCTCGQFSFGVTCGGIPISQAPNNELSGARIQHAGGHSVRYADFNGDGIFDLLIGQDECDVLYFLPNEGSNINPVFREFSNTLPGYGQLPRFPIFHASYLKNESLLISSNSSDASGVYNADFSNNVFELTKGQSGIRPFIQADILDLGENTRPFFKGFKNSGDLILTANVNSQGRTIGKAYRFLMNEEGFEMVDEDFLGLSRFNLSDIQYSEYRTISGRNTYWFSGVDTLNFLPRRRVYFGFSADLSDLSEITVPNTGIRAQDYFTFFAYENKDYFLLARQTGELVLFSLDLSAGNQLTLVSRDFLGFSDNPANRNLNVHVLEGNKPSLYAIDQRGILLFVEDFMNQNQRQTVAISFKDNETGPTRMGRNTWITSLPQPFSQDRDLILGNTAGGLEFLKFKGFGLPPSGEQLQVKVFPNPSFGQVKVLVSENASFRIVNMLGQEILEGTDLQANIEFDLGHLYLAPGVYILQFTSLGNKKQLSKKLIIH; encoded by the coding sequence ATGAAGTACGTTTTCTTCTTTTTTTTCTTACTATCCTGTTTGTTCTTGACTGCTCAGCAGACTTTTATTTATGACCAAAACCTTAACATCAAAGTCCAGGGAAAGGATATCCCCATGCCTTTTGCGGTAGGGATCAATGCGGCCCAGATTCAGGAAATGGATACCAATGGGGATGGAAAAGAGGAAATTGTTATTTGGGATATCAATTCAAGAAGAATTTTGGTGTTTGAAAGCACCCAGGATGGGTTCAGGTATTTGCCCGAAATGGCCTATTACTTTCCAAATGATGTCAATGGGTTTTTGGTCTTGGCAGATTTTGATGGGGACGGAAAAAAAGATCTTTTTACCAGCAGTCCCTTTGGAATCAAAGCCTACCGAAATGTCACAGCTGCAGGTGGCGCTGTACCAAGATGGGAAGTGGCGCAGAATTTCCTGCGATTGGATAACGGCTCCAATGTTCAGGCCAATCTATTGGATATTCCTGTGATCCAAGATATTGATGGAGACGGGGATTTGGATATTGTCACTTTTAATTTTGTGGTTGGGGATTATCTTGAACTATACAGGAATACATCCGTAGAGCGTAAAGGTGTTCTAGACATAGATGGCTTTGCATTCCCTGTAGCCAGATGGGGAGGTTTTGAGTTTTGTACTTGTGGACAGTTTAGTTTTGGAGTCACCTGTGGAGGCATTCCCATTAGCCAGGCACCTAACAATGAGCTTTCAGGGGCAAGAATCCAGCATGCTGGCGGACATTCTGTTCGCTATGCTGATTTTAATGGGGATGGGATATTTGATCTATTGATCGGACAGGATGAATGCGATGTGCTTTATTTCCTGCCCAATGAAGGGAGCAATATAAATCCGGTATTCAGGGAATTTTCCAATACCCTGCCCGGTTATGGTCAACTTCCCCGCTTTCCAATTTTCCATGCCTCTTACCTGAAAAATGAAAGCTTATTGATCAGCAGCAATTCCTCAGATGCTTCTGGAGTTTATAATGCTGATTTCTCAAATAATGTTTTTGAATTGACAAAAGGCCAATCCGGAATCAGGCCTTTTATTCAGGCTGATATCTTGGATTTGGGGGAAAATACACGTCCTTTTTTCAAGGGCTTTAAAAATTCAGGGGATTTGATCCTGACCGCCAATGTCAATTCTCAGGGAAGGACGATTGGTAAAGCTTACCGTTTCCTGATGAATGAAGAAGGGTTTGAAATGGTGGACGAGGATTTTTTAGGCCTTTCGCGGTTCAATCTTTCTGATATTCAATATTCGGAGTACAGGACTATATCCGGAAGAAATACTTATTGGTTTTCGGGTGTGGATACCCTGAATTTTCTGCCAAGAAGAAGGGTTTATTTTGGTTTTTCAGCAGATCTGAGTGACCTGAGTGAAATAACTGTCCCCAATACAGGGATAAGGGCACAGGATTATTTTACTTTTTTTGCCTATGAAAACAAAGATTATTTTCTTTTGGCCCGTCAAACCGGGGAACTGGTCTTGTTTTCATTGGATTTAAGTGCCGGAAATCAGCTGACCCTGGTCAGTAGGGATTTTCTTGGTTTTTCTGATAACCCGGCCAACAGGAACCTGAATGTGCATGTGCTTGAAGGAAATAAGCCTTCTCTTTACGCTATCGACCAAAGGGGCATTTTGTTGTTTGTTGAAGACTTCATGAATCAAAACCAAAGGCAAACTGTAGCGATCAGCTTTAAAGACAACGAGACAGGACCTACCAGAATGGGAAGGAATACCTGGATTACTTCTTTGCCTCAGCCATTTTCTCAGGACAGGGATTTGATTCTGGGAAATACGGCTGGGGGATTGGAATTTTTGAAATTCAAGGGTTTTGGACTACCTCCTTCAGGGGAGCAGTTGCAGGTCAAAGTATTTCCCAACCCATCTTTTGGTCAAGTGAAGGTCCTGGTATCGGAAAACGCATCATTCAGGATAGTAAATATGTTGGGGCAGGAAATTTTAGAAGGGACCGATTTACAGGCTAATATAGAATTTGACTTAGGGCATTTGTATCTTGCTCCCGGCGTTTACATTTTACAATTTACTTCTTTGGGAAATAAAAAGCAGTTAAGTAAAAAACTGATCATCCACTAA
- a CDS encoding DUF2461 domain-containing protein, giving the protein MSKNYLPFLSELSRNNHKDWMDANRDWYQEVRAEFLEDVDFLLKAISQWEPEMSNFKAKDCVFRQNRDIRFSANKEPYKINFAVYFSVGGKKSNGPGYYLHIQPGQSFLAGGIWMPPADFLKKIRQEIDYSGNELSAILEEPDFKKAFGGLEGEQLKTTPKGYESDHPYIDLLRFKSFIVSTPLSDQEINCGKFRQKAIDHFRKMKPFHDFLARAIEESESREGLL; this is encoded by the coding sequence ATGAGCAAAAACTATCTCCCCTTCTTATCTGAACTATCCCGAAACAACCACAAAGACTGGATGGATGCCAACAGGGATTGGTATCAGGAAGTGAGGGCTGAGTTTTTGGAAGATGTTGATTTTTTGCTCAAGGCCATCAGTCAGTGGGAACCCGAAATGTCCAATTTCAAAGCCAAGGACTGTGTCTTCAGACAAAATAGGGATATCCGCTTTTCGGCCAACAAAGAACCTTATAAGATCAATTTTGCCGTCTACTTTTCAGTTGGTGGGAAAAAATCCAATGGACCAGGCTACTACCTACATATCCAACCGGGCCAAAGCTTCCTTGCAGGAGGAATATGGATGCCACCGGCAGATTTCTTGAAGAAAATCCGCCAAGAGATTGATTATTCAGGAAATGAACTATCAGCAATCCTTGAGGAACCTGATTTCAAAAAGGCTTTTGGTGGCCTGGAAGGCGAACAACTGAAAACAACGCCTAAGGGTTACGAATCAGACCATCCATATATTGACCTATTGCGGTTCAAAAGCTTTATTGTTTCCACCCCCCTATCGGACCAGGAAATCAATTGTGGTAAATTCAGGCAAAAAGCCATCGATCATTTCAGAAAAATGAAACCCTTCCATGATTTTCTGGCAAGAGCCATTGAGGAATCCGAGAGCAGAGAAGGACTACTTTGA
- a CDS encoding UDP-N-acetylmuramoyl-tripeptide--D-alanyl-D-alanine ligase, protein MKTEALYKHYLQSTGVSTDTRKIEKGNIFFALKGPNFNANDFAVQALETGASLVVVDEERVIPSGDSRYFLVDDVLLALQKLANHHRRQLTIPIIGLTGSNGKTTSKELLHAVLKKKFKTSATVGNLNNHIGVPLTLLSIPKDTEIAIIEMGANKQGDIQELCEIAEPTHGFITNIGKAHLEGMGGPEGVLKTKTELFQHLRANKGTVFINSQDPILSNMAKRFENPILYPAKGDFCEVTFVGANPFVKFKVEGDDTVHLSSLIGAYNFGNIATALTVGKFFGVPMEQAVDAVVNYKPSNMRSQLLEKRSNLIILDAYNANPSSMEVAIQTFGQMTGKKYKMVILGDMYELGDSTEEEHRKLGELVARYNFDKICFTGKHIQAALEKAPIRSLYFPDPFSFRNWLQDSKLEDHLILIKGSRGMKLEGLVDFI, encoded by the coding sequence ATGAAAACCGAAGCACTCTACAAGCATTACCTCCAATCCACTGGTGTAAGTACAGACACCAGAAAAATAGAAAAAGGAAACATTTTCTTTGCACTCAAGGGTCCAAATTTCAATGCCAACGATTTTGCTGTGCAAGCTTTGGAAACAGGTGCATCCTTGGTAGTGGTGGATGAGGAGCGGGTGATACCCTCAGGTGATTCAAGGTATTTCCTGGTAGATGACGTGCTACTGGCTCTCCAAAAATTGGCCAACCACCACAGAAGACAATTGACCATTCCCATTATTGGACTGACGGGAAGCAATGGTAAGACGACCTCGAAGGAGTTGCTTCATGCCGTACTGAAGAAAAAATTCAAAACTTCAGCAACTGTGGGTAACCTGAACAACCATATAGGAGTGCCATTGACTTTGCTATCCATTCCCAAGGATACAGAAATTGCCATCATTGAAATGGGGGCGAACAAGCAAGGGGATATACAGGAACTCTGTGAGATTGCCGAGCCTACCCATGGTTTTATCACCAATATCGGAAAGGCGCATCTGGAAGGCATGGGCGGACCAGAAGGTGTGCTAAAAACCAAAACTGAGCTCTTTCAGCACCTTCGGGCCAACAAGGGAACAGTATTTATCAATTCCCAGGATCCCATCCTGTCCAATATGGCCAAGCGCTTTGAGAATCCTATCCTGTATCCCGCCAAGGGAGATTTTTGTGAGGTCACATTTGTAGGAGCTAATCCTTTTGTAAAGTTCAAAGTGGAAGGGGACGATACAGTTCACCTAAGTTCACTTATAGGTGCTTACAATTTTGGGAACATAGCCACAGCCCTGACTGTGGGCAAGTTTTTTGGAGTCCCTATGGAGCAAGCTGTAGACGCTGTGGTCAATTACAAGCCTTCCAACATGCGATCGCAATTGCTGGAAAAAAGATCCAATTTGATCATCCTGGATGCTTACAATGCCAATCCCTCCAGTATGGAAGTTGCCATACAGACTTTTGGTCAGATGACCGGAAAAAAATACAAAATGGTCATTTTGGGGGATATGTATGAACTGGGAGACAGCACTGAGGAAGAACATAGAAAATTAGGAGAATTGGTAGCGCGTTACAACTTTGACAAGATTTGTTTCACCGGGAAACATATACAGGCCGCATTGGAAAAAGCACCCATCCGCTCCCTGTATTTCCCGGATCCGTTTTCTTTCCGCAACTGGCTTCAGGACTCCAAGCTGGAAGATCATTTGATATTGATCAAAGGAAGTAGGGGCATGAAACTGGAAGGATTGGTTGATTTCATTTAG